GCCATATCGTCCTGTTTTCGTAGGGTTTCCGGCAAAAGGAACAAGATTCCCATGAGTGACAAGCCCGACACGATCACCAACACCCACTGGGTGGCACGCCAGCCCCAGGCCTGGGCCACGGCCCCACCCAAAATCGGCGAGAGGAAAGGCCCCATCAATGGACCCAAATAGTACCACCCCATGGCCCGGCCACGCTCACTAGGCACGTACAAGTCGCCGATGGTGCCTGCCCCCACTGACTGCACCGATGCACTGCACCCACCGCAGAGCACCCGAAATACAATTAATGTCTGAATACTGGGTGCAAGTGAGCATCCCACACAGAAGCCCACAAACATGGTAAATGACACCAAATACACGTTCCGGCGGCCGTGTTTCTCGCTGAAGGCTGACCACCAGAGGGGGAAGATCCCCATCGCAAGAAGGTAAATTCCCACCGATACGTTCACCACCGACGTGGAGGTGTGCAAGTCTTTACCCACATCCTCAATGGCCGGCAACAAGATAGACGTTCCCATGGGTCCACAGATGGCGGCGAGTGCCACGATCAACACAATCACCATCTTCTGGCGAGGTCCGTAGTCTCTGGGGTCTTCGTACTCGGGGATGAGGGTTATTTGAGCTAGAAGTCCTCTTCTTTGGCCTAGCGGCACCCGGTTACTCTTGGCCGAGGTGTTGGAGGGCGCATGGTTGAGAGGTGGTTTCTCATCGGCTGGACCAGCTAtggagtttgtggtttttTGTACCTTTTGGTCTATTGTTTGTGGAGGGGGATGCGAGCTGGAGGCattggagttgattgaCTCGAGCGACGACAAGCTGTGGGAGGGGCGCCGTGGGGACGGGTTGATACTGGTGCCATTGTCATCGGGCGGGTCGGGTGGTGGCGGTGAGCCTGTTTGTGTATGTGGTTGTATCATTGAGGAGACTGAATGTTAAATGTTAAATGTTAATTGTCAGATGCATATGTCAAATGTGAGGTGCGAAGATAGCGCGGAACAGCTCCGACGTTGGGAAATGTGCTGAAATACTGAAATGTATTTGTGGAGCCGAGTGCTACAGACACGGGCGGGAGCACACACTGATGATATTGTGGGTGTCTGGGACGATCGTAAAGATTGTGGGATCATTTGTGATCTTTGGGTGCAAATGAGGGCAATGACTTTTAGATGCGAACAGGATACCAAAGATGTCCGATGAAGAGACTAGCCACCATCCACCATACACCATCCACCATACACCATCCACCATCCACCATCCACCATCCACCATCCACCATACACAATCCACCATacaccatccaccaacaaccaaACCTACCAAAGTTCAAACCAATCCATTCCAGTTCAAATGCAAGTGCTAAGCAAACCACTCGTTTTTTTCCTGTAAATTGGCAACTTGTCCGAGTGGTTAAGGAGAAAGATTAGAAATCTTTTGGGCTTTGCCCGCGCAGGTTCGAATCCTGCAGTTGTCGttatttttattttttgtctaatcatcaccaccgcCCACTACACCATAAAATCTCAGCACCTCCACAACATAAACCCCAGCACTCATCATAATGTACATTAGCTAAAAACTAGCGATAAAAATCGGGTCTCGACGTATTCAAGCCGTACTCCGTCAATGCGCTGCTCAAGTCTTCCATCGTCAACACCGCTTTTCCCTGCAGATTACCAGCACTACTGGTAGACGGCTGCAGAGGTCCATCCCCATCAGCACTGGCACCGGGGTTCTGTTGCAGATTGGCATACTGCTGGCCTTGTAAAAGCTGTTTTGCTCTGGCTTGTGGATTGGCCGAGTTGTAAACCGTGGACAGATTTCTGATCCGAGAGTATTCATAAGCATCCTGGGCCACGTCCGACACAAACTTCTGTGTGGCTAGCGCGAGCAAGCGCTTGATCTTGACGTCCGACGACTCAAACCcatttttggccaagtagTAGTCAATCACCGCATCTGGAATAATGGGGGCATAATCTCCGTCCAAGAGCTCGAGCACTTCTTGGAGGGTTTTGTCCTTTCGGGCGAGCTCGGGGATATCGAGACCGAAGTTGACGGCGGGATTGGGTGttggttttgtggatgggGCCTGTTGTTCGgggttgaagttggagttgtcTTCATCGTTGAACTCATCATCCACCTCTTCGGCATCCACGTCCATGTCCACCTCGGCGTTGGCAGTGGAGTCGACCTCCATATCCTTCTGGGGCTGTTTGTTCCTACGCGTGGTGGTCATGGTGATGTATTGGTGTAGGTTGTTTGTGAAAAGTTGCACCAGTCGCACCGGTGAAGTCGCACTTTTTGTTTAGTCGCACACAGTTAACCAGTGTCTAAATGCTGAAGAACCCATTTGACTCGGTCACCTTTGGTAGCTCGCTCCTGCTTCGTGTGGACGGGGCCATTGGCGCCATGTCACTATCCCCCAACGGCAGAGACGCCGTCTTGGCCGGCCGTAGAGGGCTTTTTATCATCGATCTCGATGAGCCGTTTACCACTCCTCGGTGGCTCCATCATATAACTTCATGGGAAGTCGCCGACGTCCAATGGTCGCCTCATGCCGGTGCTAAACCGTCGTGGTGCatctccacctccaaccAGAAGGCGTTGCTATGGGACCTTTCACGTCCGTCTGACAGTGCTATTGTCAATGTGCTCCACGAACATACCAGAGCCATTACAGACATTAATTTCCACCCTTCAGACCCCGAGATCTTTGCCACCTGTGCAATTGACACGTTTATTCTCAGCTGGGACATGCGTACGCCGCGGAAGGCCGTCCAACAGTGGGCTGAGTGGAGGGCTGGTGCTACCCAAGTCAAGTGGAATCACAAAAACCCCTATGAAATCGCATCGAGCCATGACCATTCGTTCTATATATGGGATACCCGGAAGGGGGCGTTCCCGGTGTTAAGGATCGAGGACGCTCATGGCGGGAAAATCAATGGGATCAACTTTACCGACGGGGTGAGCAATATAATCACCTGTTCGAACGACCAGCTGATCAAGTTCTGGGATCTTTCGAACTTTCAAGGGACGCTGGACGCCATTGAGGGAGCCAGTGGTGGCTTTAGCCCGTCTATCATCGTGCAGACCGACTTCCCCGTCGCCAGAGCCAGAACCTTACCGTTTGGTTCAGACAAATCGTGTGGAGTAATGCCGTTGCGAAACGGACAGGACTCGATTCACATAATAAATTTTGACGCTGCCATGGAAAGGTATACAAACACAAAGGAGACGCAACTACTTGAGTTAGATCCCATCTACTCGTTCAAGGGTAACAGTGGGCCCATGAAAGACTTTTTGTGGAGAACCCGTCACGAGCACTACGAAGGGTTCGACACCAAGAGAACCTGGAAAGACTACCAATTGGTGACATGGTCATCGCTGAACTacgacttgaagttgtggCCTCATGATGAGGAACTATACAGAAAGGTCAACTACAACCCCCTTGTGCAAAAAGCATTTAAACAGCTTCCTTTAATAGCATCCCCAGAACCCGATTCCAATTCTCGAACAAGCTCCCTGCTGGCGCTAGTGACGTCGGATCTGCATAACTACAATACCTACTGCACGGAGCCACCGTTGACGTTGACCAATATATTGTATAAGAACAAAGGAGACTTGCTTTCGTCCATGACGATGTTCCAAATTGCCAAAAAGCACAAACACTTACCTACTGTACCGTCTCAATTGAACCACTTGGCATGGATATCAGGGGTAAGAATGGGTCGGAACAACGAACAGGCCGATAAAATGGAAAATGATGATCCCACCCCGTTGAATTTGGGGGAAGAAGTGACATTTGTGGCCCATATGTTTCCCAAGGTCAGATTCGAAAAGATCTCAGTGTCTACGGGAGAGTTAATTTTGAGTTTGCGGGGCCCATTACCGGCCGTCGAGTCTTCTTCTACGGTGACCGAtgtccaagaagaaaaggatgATACCAAAGCCATCAACGAAAATACTTCGTCCGAAGCACCGAATTTGGAGAACCCCAGTTCTAGTACAGAAAACCCCGATCCCACGGACCCCAAAGACACTCTACAGAAGGAAGAGGAGACAGAACAATTTCCAGACCAGGAAAATGAACAGAAGTTGGTGTTTATCAGACTCGAAATCACTTTCCCTCGAAGTTATCCTTATTTGGATGATGTGCCATTGAGCTCTAATatgaccaagaagttccagaagaacaactttatttctttcaacatcGAAGAGACCTACGACTTGACTTCAGACATCAAACAGGAGATGGTGAGGAACTTGACAGATATTGCACTTTTCTTCAGCAACAGGCACCAGAGGTTCTGTTTGGAACCATTGTTGAGGTACTTAATGGGAGACAAGATCGCATTGGACGACTCGTTGATTGCGAACACTCCCTTGAATGAAGAAACCGAGATCATCCAGGAGGTTGGAAACGAAGACTGGGCCGATGATCTTATCGACCAACAGCCCAGTGATACGATTCCTAccgatgatgacgatgattttgatgacCAGCTCTCCGATTTCATGCCGGCATTGAATGACGAAGAAATGGTCAATAGTACCGGATCGTTAGGTAAAGATAGTGGTGAAGACCCTGCTACTTTGGCTCTTGAAGCTAGTGTCAACGACGAAGTTGGCAATGCCAATAAGTTCTACGACTCTACACCTGTTCCCAAGGGATGTGGGGCTTACTGGGCCCGTAATGGAAAATTGGTATGCTTTTTCATTCCTAAGGATACTGAGGAAGAGGATAGCAAAGCCCTTCAGAAGTTCAGTATATTTAGGTTTACTGATGCTGGATTCAGCGTGAACACTGCCAATGGTGACGGTGACGACGAAGACGTTTTGGATAAGACAGACAAAGCAGGAACTGATACGGACAATGAAAGCGAGTTCAGTGAGGAAAGCGACAGTTCAACGACGTCAAGCGACAGTTTCGTAGATGAATGGGATGACATcgacgaagatgatttgGCTTCGAGATTCAGAGTTCCTGGGTTGTTTAAGACTTCGGTGGGATTGGGAAATCGGTACGTTTCGAGAACTAGAAACATGAATAGGCCCAATAAGAATAGCCAAGGTGGTACGGCATCCAACTACAAATCCTCTTTGCCTGGAGGTGATCTGGATTTCCAGTCGTCcaagaagaggaagaacaaatccaacaaaaaAGCTAAGAATATAGTCGGCGTGTTTGACTTCAGTCACCTCATCCCAGATAAGAAGGAGTTGGCCCAAGAGTATAGAGTATTGGGAGATTCCCCTGAAAAGCTCGCTAAGTATAACAGCCAGGTAGCATTGAAGTACGGGTTGACAGAGATCTGTGATACTTGGAGACTCCTCGAGATGATTCTTATAAAAGATATCGAGATCAACGATATTCACCCAGTGTACCACTCGTCAGCTGTGATTCAGAAGTCGAACTCAAACTCGACAATTGCAAAGAATGTCGAGGCAATGAACCATCTCCTCAAAATAAacgaaatcaccaagaagttttttggtgatcaGACCTATAGGTTCTACTGGGGAAGCCATCCGTATGGGTACTCTTGGTTGGTGAAAGAGATGTTGAACTATTTTGAACGCAGAGGTAACTTGCAAATGATTGTAATGATCTCGTGCATTCTTTATGAGAACACAAAGAACGTCTCTTCTAACAAGgacatcttcaacatccCCATTCATACTCCATATGAAATCAAGCCCCAGCCTCCGTCAATGGCTCAAATAAGGAAGTTCAACGAatcattcaacaataagttGGAGAGAAACTTCTCTTTCCACGAATCATTAAGTACAGAATTGTCTGATCCAAAGATCGAGAATTTCTACGATATTCCTCGACACAAGAACTCGTCAGTGCTGGTGATCAGAAGAGAGACTCCAGCAAGATATGCCCGGTCAATTGGCT
The sequence above is drawn from the Yamadazyma tenuis chromosome 3, complete sequence genome and encodes:
- the TAF10 gene encoding Transcription initiation factor TFIID subunit 10 (EggNog:ENOG503P5W3; COG:K), which codes for MTTTRRNKQPQKDMEVDSTANAEVDMDVDAEEVDDEFNDEDNSNFNPEQQAPSTKPTPNPAVNFGLDIPELARKDKTLQEVLELLDGDYAPIIPDAVIDYYLAKNGFESSDVKIKRLLALATQKFVSDVAQDAYEYSRIRNSSTVYNSANPQARAKQLLQGQQYANSQQNPGASADGDGPSQPSTSSAGNSQGKAVLTMEDLSSALTEYGLNTSRPDFYR
- a CDS encoding uncharacterized protein (COG:S; EggNog:ENOG503NX47) — its product is MSKNPFDSVTFGSSLSLRVDGAIGAMSLSPNGRDAVLAGRRGLFIIDLDEPFTTPRWLHHITSWEVADVQWSPHAGAKPSWCISTSNQKALLWDLSRPSDSAIVNVLHEHTRAITDINFHPSDPEIFATCAIDTFILSWDMRTPRKAVQQWAEWRAGATQVKWNHKNPYEIASSHDHSFYIWDTRKGAFPVLRIEDAHGGKINGINFTDGVSNIITCSNDQSIKFWDLSNFQGTSDAIEGASGGFSPSIIVQTDFPVARARTLPFGSDKSCGVMPLRNGQDSIHIINFDAAMERYTNTKETQLLELDPIYSFKGNSGPMKDFLWRTRHEHYEGFDTKRTWKDYQLVTWSSSNYDLKLWPHDEELYRKVNYNPLVQKAFKQLPLIASPEPDSNSRTSSSSALVTSDSHNYNTYCTEPPLTLTNILYKNKGDLLSSMTMFQIAKKHKHLPTVPSQLNHLAWISGVRMGRNNEQADKMENDDPTPLNLGEEVTFVAHMFPKVRFEKISVSTGELILSLRGPLPAVESSSTVTDVQEEKDDTKAINENTSSEAPNLENPSSSTENPDPTDPKDTLQKEEETEQFPDQENEQKLVFIRLEITFPRSYPYLDDVPLSSNMTKKFQKNNFISFNIEETYDLTSDIKQEMVRNLTDIALFFSNRHQRFCLEPLLRYLMGDKIALDDSLIANTPLNEETEIIQEVGNEDWADDLIDQQPSDTIPTDDDDDFDDQLSDFMPALNDEEMVNSTGSLGKDSGEDPATLALEASVNDEVGNANKFYDSTPVPKGCGAYWARNGKLVCFFIPKDTEEEDSKALQKFSIFRFTDAGFSVNTANGDGDDEDVLDKTDKAGTDTDNESEFSEESDSSTTSSDSFVDEWDDIDEDDLASRFRVPGLFKTSVGLGNRYVSRTRNMNRPNKNSQGGTASNYKSSLPGGDSDFQSSKKRKNKSNKKAKNIVGVFDFSHLIPDKKELAQEYRVLGDSPEKLAKYNSQVALKYGLTEICDTWRLLEMILIKDIEINDIHPVYHSSAVIQKSNSNSTIAKNVEAMNHLLKINEITKKFFGDQTYRFYWGSHPYGYSWLVKEMLNYFERRGNLQMIVMISCILYENTKNVSSNKDIFNIPIHTPYEIKPQPPSMAQIRKFNESFNNKLERNFSFHESLSTELSDPKIENFYDIPRHKNSSVSVIRRETPARYARSIGSDEFIKDESPEHQGSRHNSSLSNAIAPTDSFLRKSFTMSPTVEIEMRSRRGTEYRKPKGIASNVNNRKISRKGSARPPPVVNIEFQNVDSLDLFDDLYTKSLLSLQEDKKIKMYREQYAEMLYCWGLPANRIKILKFNYPNPEKANSKFEEHRCSFGFREKAKTLTGVPYVHSNSTIDSSKENPWNLNKANQLKYCNLCNLLVSKRLVVCTNCEHVLHSSCALEWWSENEEQECPSACGCKCLNYRI